A single Dreissena polymorpha isolate Duluth1 chromosome 14, UMN_Dpol_1.0, whole genome shotgun sequence DNA region contains:
- the LOC127858927 gene encoding uncharacterized protein LOC127858927, with product MAGNVSSIDAIRKELNDEKATTLIPAMVVCGILMVLGTVGNVMVVYFYAWRTKTTTASILITCLSAFDLIACIFGIPIEISDMRLFYLFENVPACRLLVFVNHFAVIASAFTLCFIAMDRYKRICKPFERQLSERSARIICGVNALLGVAIGWPSIALYTVEEVPINTTYRGQPIQITGYDCTSVKAEAYQSYVWAYSVIQCVGFISVTLALVICYLLVGRQLYKHKQFRFYVAQNGLRRTASGNVTTVTMTTSTAENESSDLGITPLPITSIPEENEEDFEVVEYDGPDDDPPPMPESIPDLRELLELDAKGLPDVDNDRPPSALRGLFGNGGRPLSGRPLSQCSRPNSILTDASGRSKGSIMTVRSVVICDASENQVFSIEPRDKSTQPSRRPWSARSDSTWSNSITRPESACSTDTFARPDSGCSIRSIIDETTNKSDVRNKFLSKIVDSESSVNLKHTRSEGNVDHRRLRRSNSGKSDSKQGPTSTSGIRRTASEGSSGFKRTGSDRNSFTRKVLRRTGSTESNKLNTDTDNLKDMRMKLLDINTIKYTVVMIVIASVFIVSCVPFLVLAIWRAYSDENLVYEFSDAALVWFQIGLRSYFLNCAINPFIYGFFNSQFRDYFYNKFCCCCKEKESSSDQEDSRSPRGQNESKKTSSESDE from the coding sequence ATGGCAGGTAATGTTTCGAGCATTGACGCTATACGTAAGGAGCTGAATGACGAAAAGGCGACCACACTCATACCTGCCATGGTAGTCTGCGGTATTCTGATGGTGCTTGGGACAGTGGGTAACGTCATGGTCGTTTACTTCTACGCGTGGCGCACTAAAACGACGACAGCGTCGATTTTGATTACGTGTTTATCGGCGTTCGATCTGATAGCGTGTATTTTTGGCATACCGATAGAGATCAGCGACATGCGACTGTTTTATCTGTTTGAAAACGTTCCCGCCTGTCGCCTTTTGGTGTTCGTGAATCATTTTGCCGTGATCGCCTCTGCATTTACGCTGTGCTTTATCGCCATGGACCGATACAAACGCATCTGCAAGCCGTTCGAAAGGCAACTATCAGAGCGGTCCGCAAGAATTATTTGCGGCGTAAACGCTTTACTTGGCGTTGCGATAGGTTGGCCATCAATTGCACTGTATACGGTGGAGGAAGTTCCAATCAACACCACCTACCGGGGGCAGCCCATCCAGATAACCGGATATGACTGCACTTCAGTGAAAGCGGAAGCTTATCAATCGTACGTATGGGCGTATAGTGTTATACAGTGCGTTGGTTTCATAAGTGTTACGTTAGCGTTGGTCATTTGTTACCTGCTCGTAGGAAGACAGCTTTACAAACACAAACAGTTTCGATTTTACGTCGCGCAGAATGGTTTACGTCGAACGGCAAGTGGTAATGTCACGACGGTCACCATGACGACGTCAACTGCGGAGAACGAGTCGTCTGATCTGGGAATCACTCCTTTACCGATCACGTCTATACCAGAAGAGAACGAGGAGGATTTCGAAGTGGTTGAGTACGACGGACCGGACGATGATCCACCACCAATGCCGGAATCAATTCCAGACCTGCGAGAGCTTTTGGAGCTTGACGCGAAAGGTTTACCCGACGTGGATAACGACCGCCCACCGTCAGCTCTGCGGGGACTTTTTGGGAATGGCGGCAGACCTCTGTCGGGCAGACCACTGTCGCAGTGCAGTCGCCCGAACTCCATTCTCACGGACGCCAGCGGGCGGTCCAAGGGCAGCATTATGACGGTTCGGAGCGTGGTCATATGCGACGCTAGTGAGAACCAAGTGTTCAGCATTGAACCGCGCGATAAGAGTACGCAACCATCTCGACGGCCGTGGAGCGCGCGGAGCGACTCAACTTGGTCGAACAGCATCACGCGCCCGGAGAGCGCTTGCAGTACCGATACATTCGCACGGCCAGATAGCGGCTGCTCTATTCGTAGTATTATTGACGAGACGACCAATAAGAGTGATGTGAGGAATAAGTTCCTTTCAAAGATCGTCGACAGTGAATCGTCAGTGAATTTGAAACACACGCGAAGCGAAGGAAACGTTGACCACAGACGTTTGCGCCGAAGCAATAGCGGCAAAAGCGACTCAAAACAAGGGCCAACATCAACTTCCGGAATCCGTAGGACCGCCAGTGAAGGAAGTAGCGGATTTAAACGAACCGGAAGTGACAGGAATTCGTTTACTCGAAAAGTATTGCGCCGTACCGGAAGTACCGAAAGCAACAAACTTAACACAGATACGGATAATCTGAAGGATATGCGAATGAAATTGTTGgacataaacacaataaaatatacGGTTGTTATGATAGTTATCGCTTCTGTATTCATCGTCTCATGTGTACCTTTCCTTGTTTTAGCAATATGGCGGGCTTATTCGGACGAAAATCTGGTTTATGAATTTTCCGACGCCGCTTTAGTGTGGTTTCAAATTGGCCTTCgctcttattttttaaattgtgctATTAATCCTTTCATTTACGGATTTTTTAATTCTCAATTTAGAGACTATTTTTACAacaagttttgttgttgttgtaaggaAAAGGAATCGTCCAGTGACCAGGAAGACTCAAGAAGCCCACGTGGTCAAAACGAATCTAAGAAGACTTCTAGCGAGTCGGATGAATGA
- the LOC127858930 gene encoding uncharacterized protein LOC127858930: MAQTTISTLTTPNLNGSTSVPPSKPAPATPIPPNADGLLDTTDGQVLLVLLILLLALVVAVPIVAYWLGKKYCWIRVHDPERGKWQTDKMPNPAEDNSKAVQTEVLGLEFDEFFRRRQPIDMSKYEGKQLGVVEEPYPRFYRIHPKEFNDVWSNKYAGNETNYITKVW, from the exons ATGGCGCAG ACAACAATTTCTACTTTAACCACGCCAAATCTAAATGGCTCCACATCCGTGCCTCCAAGTAAGCCCGCACCCGCTACCCCAATCCCACCAAATGCAGACGGCCTACTAGACACGACGGATGGCCAAGTTCTACTTGTactactgatactgctgctggCGTTGGTGGTAGCAGTACCGATAGTTGCGTACTGGCTGGGCAAGAAATATTGCTGGATCAGAGT GCACGATCCGGAGCGCGGCAAATGGCAGACGGACAAAATGCCGAACCCAGCAGAAGACAACTCCAAGGCCGTGCAAACAGAAGTGTTAG GTCTAGAATTTGACGAATTTTTCCGACGCCGTCAACCGATTGACATGTCGAAGTACGAGGGAAAGCAATTGGGGGTAGTAGAGGAACCGTATCCCAGGTTCTACAGGATACACCCCAAGGAATTCAACGACGTCTGGTCGAACAAGTACGCGGGAAACGAGACAAACTATATAACCAAGGTGTGGTGA